DNA sequence from the Candidatus Nanopelagicales bacterium genome:
TCCCGCACCTGCTGCCCGCGCTGGCCGGAGGCCGAGTACGCGTTGTGCGGCGCGAAGAACGCGATGGAGTTGTAGCCCCAGTAGTTGGTCAGCCCGTTCTGCAGCAGGTGGACCTCGTCGACGAACTGGTGCACGGGGAGCAGCTCGACCGCGGTGACTCCCAGCGAGGTCAGGTGCTCCAGCGCGGCCGGGTGCGCCAGCCCCGCGTAGGTGCCGCGCAGCTCCTCCGGGATGCCCGGGTGCAGTCGGGTGAACCCGCGTACGTGCGCCTCGTAGATGACGGTGTCGCCCCACGGCACCCGCCGGGGTGAGTCGTCCCCCCAGTCGAAGTCGTCGCGGACTGCGACCGAGCGGGGGACGAAGGCGGCCGAGTCGGTGTCGTTGCGGGCCAGGTCGTCCCCCAACTGGTGGCCGAGGATCGCCGGGTCCAGCGACATCCGGCCCTCGACCGCGCGGGCGTAGGGGTCGATGAGCAGCTTGTTCGGGTTCCACCGCGCCCCGCGCTCGGGCTCCCACGGGCCGTCCACCCGGAAGCCGTAGCGCGTGCCCGCGGACATCCCCGGCACGTAGCCGTGGAAGACGTGGAACGTCCGCTCCTCCAGCGGCAGCCGGTGCTCGGTCCCGTCGTCGTCGAACACGCACAGCGTCACCGCGTCGGCGCCCTCGGCCCACACCGCCACGTTCGCGCCGTCGTCGTCGACGGTGACGCCCAGCGGCTCGCCGTCACCCGGCCACACCGGTGCCGGAGCGGATGCGTCGTCCACACGGTCTCCCTCGCAGGTTCACGGCCGGGGCCGCCACGGCCGGCGCGCCACCGTACCCCGCCGTGACATCGACTCCGCGTGACGACGGCCCGCGGCCGCTGCTCCGTTCGGGTGATGGCGGCCACCGGCTTTCAAGACGGGCACCCCTAGGGCCGATCTCTGAGGTGTCAGCGACGGAACGAGGCCGGGAGGCCACGATGCGGAAGGGGATCGCCGCGGTGGCGGGGACCCTCGCGGCGCTGTCGGTGGCCACCTTCGCGACCAGCTCCACCCCGGCGTCGGCCGCCTCGGCCGCCTACTCGCTGGCCTCGAGCACCACCTCCACCGGGCAGAAGCTCCCGATGCGCTGGAACCCCTGCCAGCCGGGCATCACCTACAAGGTCAACGTCTCCCTGGCCGGCTCGACCTCCTCCGCCCGCGCCGCGGCGCTCGCCGACGTGAAGAAGTCCTTCGACATCCTCGGCTCCGCCACCGGGATGACGTTCACCTTCACGGGCACCACGAGCTACATCCCCGACGGCCGGTCGTGGTCGACCGAGCAGCCGGCCGAGATCGTGGTGGCCTGGGTCAACCCGACGCGGACGAAGACCTCCTCCAGCCTGCTCGGCACCGACTCGAACGGCCGTCCGGTCGCCGGCACCGGCGGGTACTCCTTCAAGCAGTGGGCCTACCCGGGCGAGCCCTGGACCGGTGCGATCGGGCGCGGCTACGTCGTCCTGAACGCGCTGGAGAACAAGACGGTGCGTCCGGGCTTCGGCAAGGGCATCACTCGCGGCAACCTGCTGCTGCACGAGCTCGGCCACGTCGTGGGCCTGGAGCACGTGAGCTCGACCAGCGAGCTGATGTACCCGGTGCTCATCAGCCGCCCGTCCGCGGGCTACCACGACGGCGACCGGGCCGGGCTGGCCAAGGTCGGCATGCAGGCCGGCTGCATCGACGTCCCCTCGGTGGTGTGGACGGACCTGTGAGAGGGCGACCTGACGCCGCGCCGCTAGGCTGCCAGCCCCCGGACCGGATCCGGGGGCTGGATCGTCTCCCCGGTCGGCATCGCGTCCGGGGCTCGGCTCGGTCCGGGGGCACGGCTCGACGAGCGGAGGCACGGCGTGGGTGAGTTCGTCCGGCTCGAGGTGGACGACGACGGGGTCGCCACCATCCGGCTCGACCGGCCCCCGATGAACGCCCTGTCCGCGCAGGTGCAGGACGAGCTCGGCGCGTGCGCGCACGAGGCGTCCACGCGCGGGGACGTGCGCGCGGTCGTGGTGTATGGCGGTCCGAAGATCTTCGCCGCCGGTGCCGACGTCAAGGAGATGGCGGACTGGTCGTACCGGGACGCCGTGGACCGGTCGGTCGGCCTGCAGGCCGGATTCACCGCCGTGGCCCGCATCCCGCACCCGACCATCGCCGCGATCACGGGGTATGCCCTCGGCGGCGGCTGCGAGCTCGCGCTGTGCTGCGACCTGCGGGTGGTGGGCGACAACGCCAGGCTGGGACAGCCGGAGATCCTGCTGGGCATCATCCCCGGCGCCGGCGGCACCCAGCGGCTGCCCCGCCTGGTGGGCCCCTCCCGGGCCAAGGAGCTCATCTACACCGGCCGGTTCGTCGATGCCGAGGAGGCGCTGCGGATCGGGCTGGCCGACCGCGTGGTCGCCCCGGACCGGGTCTACGACGAGGCGCGCGACCTGGCGGCCCAGCTGGCCCGTGGCCCCGCCTACGCGCTGCGGGCCGCGAAGGAGGCCGTCGACCTTGGCCTGGAGACCGACCTCGACACCGGCCTGGACATCGAGCGGATCCAGTTCGCCGCGCTGTTCGCGACCGAGGACCGGACCACCGGCATGCGCTCGTTCCTCGAGCACGGCCCCGGGAAGGCGGAGTTCCACCACCGATGAGCACCGACACCCCGATGACCACAGACGGCCCAGCGACCGCCGCGGAGCAGCTCGCGCGGGCCTGGGACGACCCCAAGCTCGCCAACGTGCTGTACCACGACTGGGAGGCGTCGACCTACGACGAGAAGTGGCACATCTCCTACGACGACCGCTGCATCGACTACGCGCGGGACCGGTTCATGCACGTCGCGGGCGACGAAGGATGGCCGTACGGACGCGCACTGGAGGTGGGCTGCGGGACCGGGTTCTTCCTGCTCAACCTCCAGCAGGCCGGGGTCCTGGCCGAGGGCCACGTCACCGACATCTCCCCGGGCATGGTCGACGTCGCGGTGCGCAACGCCCGCGCGCTCGGCTTCGAGGTCGAGGGCCGGGTCGCCGACGCGGAGCGGCTGCCGTACGACGACGACGAGTTCGACCTGGTGGTGGGCCACGCCGTCCTGCACCACATCCCGGACGTGGACACGGCGATGCGCGAGGTGCTGCGGGTGCTGCGGCCCGGCGGGCGGTTCGTCTTCTGCGGGGAGCCGACGCAGCGCGGCGACACGGTGGCCCGCTGGCTGTCCCGCCTCACCTGGGAGACGGCGACCCGGGTGACGCAGCTGCCATGGCTGCGTGACAGGTGGGCGCGGCCGAGGGAGGAGCTGGAGGCGTCCTCCGAGGCAGCGCACCTGGAGTGGATCGTCGACCAGCACACGTTCGACCCGGACGACCTGGCCCGGACCTGCCTGCGGGCCGGGGCGATCGACGTGGAGACCGTGACCGAGGAGCTCACGGCGTCCTGGTTCGGCTGGCCGGTGCGTACGTTCGAGTGCGCGGTGCGGCCGGAGGCCCTCGGCTGGGGCTGGGCCAGGTTCGCGTACACCGGCTGGATGCGGCTGTCCTGGTGGGACGAACACGTGCTGTCCCGCGTCGTGCCCGACGAGTTCTTCTACAACGTCTGCGTGACGGGTGTTTGCCCAGGTCAGAGCCCTGATGAGGCTCCGCCAGTCCGCAAATAGTCCGCAGGAGTCCCGAGAACCTGCCGCACGAGACCACCCGCGGCGGCCCTGGTCCGGTCCTCCGCCGTCGGCCACAGGTGCGAGTACGTCGCCAGTGTCGTGGTCGCGCTGGAGTGCCCGAGTGCCCGCTGCACCGTCACCACGTCGCACCCGGCCGCGATCAACCCCGACGCGAAGAAGTGCCGCAGATCGTGCAGCCGGAACCCGGTCACGCCAGCGGCCCGACAGGTGCGGCGCCAGCGGTGACCGACCGCGTTCTGGTCCCACGGCGTCACCCCGTCGCGGGTGAACATCCACGCCGCATCGAGGTCGACCACGGGGGAGAGCAGGGCCAGCAGCTCGTCGGGCACGTACACCGTGCGCTCGGCGCCGTACTTCGGCAGCCGGACGTCGACCGTGCCATCGCCGGCGCGCTGCACCTGGCGGCGGACATGGACCTTGCGCCCCAGGAAGTCCACGTCGCCCGGCTGCAGCCCGGCCGCCTCCCCGACCCGGGTCCCGGCGAACGCGCACAGCGCCACGAACGGGGCGAACCCGCTGTCAGCGCCCAGGAGCGCCCCGACCTGCTCGGGCGTGGGGATACGCATGGCCGCGTCCCTGCGCCGCACACGGGGCGTCTGCACCCCGTCCGCGGGGTGCTCACCGATGACCTTGGCCTTGCGGGCACCGTGCAGTACGGCGCGCACGTTCTGAACCCTGGTCTTGATGGTCGACGCCGCCAGTCCCCGCCGCTCCATCGCCTTCACCCACGCCTCGACGTGGGTCGCGTCGACCCGGCCCAGCGGCACGTCGGCGAACGAGCACGACCGCACCGCCAGGTCCATCGCCCGTGCCGTCGTCGGCGCCCACACCTGGCGCTCGGCCCACCCGGCGTAGAACTCCCGCAGCGTCACCCGGCCGGCCCGCGGGTCGACGTACGACCCGGTCACCACCGCGGCCGTCACCGAGTCGAGCCACCGCTGCGCGTCGACCTTCCGAGTGAAGTGCTTCGCGTGCTCCCGACCGGCGCGGTCCCTGTACCGAGCCCGCCACACGCCGGTGCGCTGAATCCTGCTGATGCTGGCCATGTCAGCCCTTCGTGTTCTTGCGGCGCCGGCGACGGCCCGCCGCGGTCTCGATGAGTGCCAGGAAGTCGGGCGGCATCGGGGGGATCAGGTCGTTGTCCAGGGCGTAGCGAAGATGGACCGGGTCGGCTCCGTCCGTGAGCTCCGCCAGGGCCTCCACGACCTCGTCGCTGGCACGCCTGTTCGCCGCCTCGGCGAACTTCAGGGCGTCGTTGGCCGCCTTCAGGTTCGCCAGCTCGCCGCGGAGAGCGCGCAGGGACTCCGCGACGTCGTCGGGCAGCCCCTCGTCGGGGTCGACCACCAGGGACGTCATCGGGATGTCGAAGACCTGCGACAGCGCCACGAGCTCGTCGACCCGTACCGCCCGACGCGGGGTGCCGCCCTCGATCTTGTAGATGGCGGACGGCTGGATGGGGCAGCCGATGTCGGTCATCCGCTTGGCGAGCGACTCGGGCGTCCAGCCGCGCGACTCGCGCTCGACCTTGACGCGCCTGGCCAGGGCGTCTTCCGCCCCGATGCTGCGCCCCTTGTTCTGCCTCGGCATGCTCCGGCCTCCGATTCCCTAAACGGAATAGAAACATACCCCACCCGTTTGACTGCGGTCAACGCCAGCCGTTACAACTGATAGGGAACCACTGCCTCCCCGGAAGGGAATGGAGATGGACAAGTACCTCACCACCAGGGAGGTCGGCGAGCTCGCCCGGGCGCCCGAGACGACCGTCCGCTACTGGCGGCACATCGACTACGGCCCGCCGTCGTTCAAGGTCGGCCGCCGGGTCCTGTACCGCGAGCGCGACGTCATCGCCTGGCTGGAGCGCCTCCAGTCCGAGGCGGCCATCCCCGTGGCGGCGCTCACCCGTCCTCAGTCCTGACATGCCGACGGCCCCCGGTGACCAGGCCGGGGGCCGTCGAGGAGGAGCTACGACGTGAACAGAGTAACCGTCCCTGGGCTCGCCGCCCGCGCCCTCGCGGCGCTGCGGCTGCCGCCGATCCCCTGCGGCTGCACCGATCCACGCGACCGCGACCATCACCACCACCCCGCATATTCCGCACAAACGCAGAACGCCTGCTACCGATGCAGTGCGGTCGGCCTGGAGGCGCTGGCCTACCGCGCCACCGAGCCTGACCCGCGCTGCCGGTGCGCCCGCGCTCTCGGTGTCGTCGTCGGCGGTGCCGCGTGAGTCGAGCGCAGACCTTCGCCGCCACCGACCCCGTCCCCCTCGGCGCGGTGCGGCAGCCCAAGTCCGCCCCGGTCGACGTGTTTCCCCGCTGGCTCGGCGACCACGTCACCGCGCTCGCCGACTTCGCCCAGGTCGACGCCGCGATGACCACGGGCGCAGCCCTCGGTGTCCTCGCCGCCTGTGGTGGGGGTCGAGCCCAGGTCGAGGCCCGACGCGGGTGGACCGAACCGACCAACGCCTACGTCGGCGTGGTCGCCGCCCCCGGTGAGCGGAAGTCCGCGGTCCACCGCGCGATGACCGAGCCGCTGGTGACCATCGAGCAGGCGCTCGCCGAAGGGGCCCGACCCGGCATCGTGGAGGCCGCCGTCACCCGCGAGGTCGCCCAGCGTGCCGCCGACGCAGCCCGCACCAGTGCAGCCCGCAAGGACGGCCAAGACCGGGATGCCGCGCTGG
Encoded proteins:
- a CDS encoding matrixin family metalloprotease, yielding MRKGIAAVAGTLAALSVATFATSSTPASAASAAYSLASSTTSTGQKLPMRWNPCQPGITYKVNVSLAGSTSSARAAALADVKKSFDILGSATGMTFTFTGTTSYIPDGRSWSTEQPAEIVVAWVNPTRTKTSSSLLGTDSNGRPVAGTGGYSFKQWAYPGEPWTGAIGRGYVVLNALENKTVRPGFGKGITRGNLLLHELGHVVGLEHVSSTSELMYPVLISRPSAGYHDGDRAGLAKVGMQAGCIDVPSVVWTDL
- a CDS encoding enoyl-CoA hydratase-related protein; the encoded protein is MGEFVRLEVDDDGVATIRLDRPPMNALSAQVQDELGACAHEASTRGDVRAVVVYGGPKIFAAGADVKEMADWSYRDAVDRSVGLQAGFTAVARIPHPTIAAITGYALGGGCELALCCDLRVVGDNARLGQPEILLGIIPGAGGTQRLPRLVGPSRAKELIYTGRFVDAEEALRIGLADRVVAPDRVYDEARDLAAQLARGPAYALRAAKEAVDLGLETDLDTGLDIERIQFAALFATEDRTTGMRSFLEHGPGKAEFHHR
- a CDS encoding methyltransferase domain-containing protein; amino-acid sequence: MSTDTPMTTDGPATAAEQLARAWDDPKLANVLYHDWEASTYDEKWHISYDDRCIDYARDRFMHVAGDEGWPYGRALEVGCGTGFFLLNLQQAGVLAEGHVTDISPGMVDVAVRNARALGFEVEGRVADAERLPYDDDEFDLVVGHAVLHHIPDVDTAMREVLRVLRPGGRFVFCGEPTQRGDTVARWLSRLTWETATRVTQLPWLRDRWARPREELEASSEAAHLEWIVDQHTFDPDDLARTCLRAGAIDVETVTEELTASWFGWPVRTFECAVRPEALGWGWARFAYTGWMRLSWWDEHVLSRVVPDEFFYNVCVTGVCPGQSPDEAPPVRK
- a CDS encoding site-specific integrase; translated protein: MASISRIQRTGVWRARYRDRAGREHAKHFTRKVDAQRWLDSVTAAVVTGSYVDPRAGRVTLREFYAGWAERQVWAPTTARAMDLAVRSCSFADVPLGRVDATHVEAWVKAMERRGLAASTIKTRVQNVRAVLHGARKAKVIGEHPADGVQTPRVRRRDAAMRIPTPEQVGALLGADSGFAPFVALCAFAGTRVGEAAGLQPGDVDFLGRKVHVRRQVQRAGDGTVDVRLPKYGAERTVYVPDELLALLSPVVDLDAAWMFTRDGVTPWDQNAVGHRWRRTCRAAGVTGFRLHDLRHFFASGLIAAGCDVVTVQRALGHSSATTTLATYSHLWPTAEDRTRAAAGGLVRQVLGTPADYLRTGGASSGL
- a CDS encoding helix-turn-helix transcriptional regulator, with amino-acid sequence MPRQNKGRSIGAEDALARRVKVERESRGWTPESLAKRMTDIGCPIQPSAIYKIEGGTPRRAVRVDELVALSQVFDIPMTSLVVDPDEGLPDDVAESLRALRGELANLKAANDALKFAEAANRRASDEVVEALAELTDGADPVHLRYALDNDLIPPMPPDFLALIETAAGRRRRRKNTKG
- a CDS encoding helix-turn-helix domain-containing protein, translating into MDKYLTTREVGELARAPETTVRYWRHIDYGPPSFKVGRRVLYRERDVIAWLERLQSEAAIPVAALTRPQS